The genomic region ATAAGTGATGACGTGAAAGGTGTTGATCATGCCGGTGACCGTTCCCAGCAGGCCCAGCAGGGGCGCGATGGTGGCCAGCATGCCCAGGGTGGACAGAAACCGCTCCAGGCGCGGCACTTCGTTTAAAATCGCTTCCTGCAGGGCGTTTTCCATATCCTCCCGGCTCATCTGCCGAAAATCCAGGGCAGTCCGGATCACCCTGGGCACGGACTTTCCCTTTTCTCCGTCGCACAGCCGGCAGCAGGAGTCCCAGTCCTCCTGCCGGATGCAGGCCGAAACCCGGGCCATGAACGCCTCGGCGTCGCAACTGCCCCGGCGCAGATAACGGACCCTCTCGGCGATAATGCCCAGGCCGAGAAAAAAAATCAGCACCGTCGGCCAGACAATGGGACCGCCCTTGGGAATCTGCGCCATCAGGCTCAGTTGATGGGTCATTTGCCGCAGGGCGGCGCCGCCGGAGATATCCAGCCAGACGGAATCGGTTTTACCGGACAGGTACTTCCGGATCGATCGGACCGTTAAAAAAGGCGGTTTTTCGGACAGGGCGAACAGGCCCCGGCTGGCGTCGGAATACAGCGCGAAACCGGTTTCCTGTCCGGTCTGATAGGCCGCGGTCAGATTGCCGATCAGCAGAATGTCGGCGGGAGACTCCTGGCCGCCGCGGTCGATCACCGTTCCCGTCACCCGGCGGACCTGTCCCGACCAGTTGATTTCCTGCAGCAGCATATCCGTCATGTCACGGACCACCGCCATGGAGGGCAGCCGGTCGGTTCCGGCCAGCCCGGCCATCCGGCCCTGACGGTCATCCGTCAGCGCGCTCTGGGGACTGTGCCGGTAAATCTCTTCCATGTCCCGGGCAAAGCCGCGGACAAAGCCGGCGATTTCCCTGACCAAACCTGACAGTTCTGACAATGATTTCTGAAGCGACAGCGTTTGAGCCGTCAGCTGTTCCACCTGTTTTTCAGCCCCGGCGACCTGCGGTTTCAGGGCATCATTCTGCTTCTCCAGTTCAGCCACGGCCTGCTGCAAAGCGCTTTTATCGGCCAGGATCTTCCGGCGGCTTTCTTCCGCCTCCAACTGCGCCTGACGGGCCGACGCTTCGGCCTGGCGCAGGGCAGCATCCTTCTTCTCCCGCATCTGTTCGTAATCCAGGCGCATGTCCCCGGCGGCCACCGGCCGGACGCAGACAAGAATGAAACACAACAGAACATAGAACTTATTCATGCGGGTTGCCCTCCCGTCCGGCCAGTTTCCCCAGGGGGAGTTTGACCAGATCCGCGGGCCGGCGTTTTTCCGCCATGTCGATGGCGGCTTGCAGGTCCCGGCACCAGCGGCCCGGCAGGGGCCGCCACGTCCCTTCGGCGACACTGTAATAACCGGCCAGGTTCTGGTCCGGCGAGAGGCAGAACAGCGCCACCCGCCCGACCCGCAGCACGGAGAACATGCGCTCATCGCCCTCCAGCCGGAGCTGCTCCTGGTAAACGTCGGAGGTGTTGCCGTAAGCGGCTTCCACCAGAAGGGTCTCCATTGTTTTCCGGAATTTTTCGCTGACGCTCACCTCCGGATCATCCAGCACCTGTTTGAGATGATCCAGGCGATCCTTTCTTTCCGCCGACAGAAACGGCAGATCGGCTTCCACCTCCTGCCGGATGCGGGGATAAACGGAGGCCAGAAACGGTTCGATCTCGGCGGCCATGGCCCTGGCTTCGTTAATCTGCGTTTCCAGGGACAGGGCCAGGGACTGGCGGTCGGCGATTTCCTTTTGCAACTGCGTCAGTCGGTCGGTCAGATCCGCCTGCTCCCGTTGCAGCTGGTCGTATCTTTCGGTCAGCCGGATCCGCTCCTGCTCCCACAGATCCATCTCCTTCTGGGTGCTGATGCGGGTATCGATGGCCTGGTCGATGGGCGCCTGAAGCCGGGCGGCAAAATCCTCGGCCATCCCTTCCGGCGACCAGCAGCATATAACAAGGCCGATGATACCTGCCGCAATCATTCTTTTCAGTATCATAAAAGCTCCCTAACCTTATACCCTTAACCTTGAGCCCTGAACCTTGTACCTTCTAAACAAAAAACCCCGGACCGAAACCTTCGATCCGGGGATGCCCCTGTTTTATCCGCAAGATCCGGCCGCCTCCGCCGCCCGGCGGAGAACCCGGCCTGTCAATCAGGCAGGTCTTCTGACTCTCGAATCATCCTACCGGCCGCGCCTTCCCATTTTGCATCAATGCAACAGTGACATACGTGCGGCGTTCGTCCTCGATTACAGCGGCGGGTCCGCTCCCGATTTTCACGGGATTCCCTATTAAGCCAACGGCGCCTGATTTTTTCCCGTATCCTATCGACAATTCGCTCGAATATCAAGGGGTTTGTTTCCGGGACCGAATGAAAACAGTTGACGTCGAAACAGGCCCTGATATAAAAGATGAAGAAAATTTTTTCATATACTCCCCTTTGCCGCGGACATCCATAATGAAAAATACAAAGACCGTCTTCTGCTGTCAAAACTGCGGGCACCAGTCGCCCAAATGGCTGGGGCGGTGCCCGGAGTGCGAAAGCTGGGGCACCTTCGTGGAAGAAGCGGTGGGGATCTCCGTCGGGAAAACCGCGCCGGTCATGGCCGGACGGGCCGCCAAACCGGTGCCCCTGGGAGAGGTGACCATCGGCGACGAGCAGCGGCGGAAAACGGGCATCAGCGAATTTGACCGGGCCCTGGGCGGCGGCATCGTAGCCGGCTCGCTGATCCTGATCGGCGGCGACCCCGGCATCGGCAAATCCACCCTCATGCTCCAGGCGGCCCAACGGCTGGTGGAAGCCGGTCACAAGGTGCTGTACGTCTCCGGCGAGGAGTCGTTAAAACAGCTGAAAATGAGGAGCGAACGGCTGGGCGGCAGCCGCGCCGCCGACATCCTGGCGGTGGCGGAGACCAGCATCGAGACGGTGGTGGCCACGGCCGATGCGTTGCGGCCGGACGCACTGATCATCGATTCCATCCAGACCATGGCCAGCCCGGATTTTTCCTCGGCCCCGGGCAGCGTCGGCCAGGTTCGGGAAGCGACCATGCGCCTCATGGTCATGGCCAAGCAGACCGGCGTTCCCGTTTTCCTCATCGGCCATGTCACCAAGGACGGCTCCATTGCCGGCCCCCGCACCATGGAACACATGGTGGACACGGTCCTCTATTTTGAAGGCGACAAGAACCAGGTCTTCCGGATTCTGCGGGCCGTCAAAAACCGCTTCGGCTCGACCAATGAAATTGGCGTCTTTGAGATGAAAACCGCCGGCCTGGATGAGGTAGCCAACCCCTCGGCCGTCTTCCTTTCCGAAAAGCCGGAAAACTCCCCGGGATCGGTGGTCTCCGCCAGCATGGAAGGCACCCGGCCCATCCTGGTGGAACTCCAGGCCCTGGCCAGCCGCTCCGGCCTGGGCATGCCCCGACGGACCATCCTGGGGCTGGACCAGAACCGGGTCGCCCTGCTGGTGGCGGTCATGGAGAAAAAGCTGGGCATGGAACTGATGGGCTACGACGTGTTCATGAACGTGGCCGGCGGCGTGAAAATCAGCGAACCGGCCGTTGACCTGGGCATTATCGCGGCGGTGGCCTCGAGCTTCCTTGACCGGCCCATCAAGCCCGGAACCGTGGTGCTGGGGGAAGTGGGCCTGACCGGCGAAGTACGGGCCATCAACCATATTGAAACCCGGGTGGCTGAAGTCAAAAAGATGGGATTTAACAGCTGCCTGCTGCCCTACAGCAATGTCAAACGCATGCACAATGAAAAGCAAATCACCATCACCGGGGTAAAAACCATATCGGACGCCATCGAGGCCCTGTTCTGATCCGCCGGGGGAAACACGTCTTATGAGCCGCAACAACAACAATCCCTGGAGCCGCCCCGACTTTTACGCCCGTCAGGCGAAAAAAGATCATTATCCGGCCCGCTCGGTATACAAGTTGATGGAAATACAAAAAAAATACAAGTTGCTCCGCAAGGGGGACAAAGTGGTCGATCTGGGCTGCGCCCCGGGTTCCTGGCTGCTGTACGCGGCCGAAGTGGTCGGGGACCAGGGAACGGTGACCGGTATGGACCTGACGGCCGTCACCATCGGTCTGCCACCGCGGGCATCCGCTCATGTCATGGACATGTTCGAGCTGCGGTCGGACGACCCGCTTTTCTCGGGCAAAAAGGCGGACGTGGTGTTAAGCGACATGGCGCCGTCCACCACTGGTCATACCGGCACCGACGCGGCCCGGTCCCAGGATCTGGCCATGGCCGCCCTGACCCTGGCCGGGGAGATTCTCAGGCCAGGGGGGAATTTCGTCTGTAAACTTTTTCAGGGAGAAGATTTTAAAATATTTACGGATATGGTAAAAAAACAATTCAACCGGTCTGCGATCTTCAAACCGGCCAGTTGCCGGAAAGACAGCCGGGAAACTTACATTATCGGATTAGGGAAAAAGGAGCCGGGCAATGTCAGGTCATAATAAATGGTCGTCCATCAAACACAAAAAACAGGCGGCGGACGCGAAACGGGGACAGGCGTTCACCAAGCTGATCAAGGAAATTACCGCGGCCGCCCGGGCGGGCGGCGGAGACATCAACGCCAACGCCAGGCTGCGCAGCGCCATCGCGGCCGCTAAAATGGAAAACATGCCCAAGGACAATATGGACCGGGCCATCAAAAAGGGAACCGGCGAGCTGGACGGCGTGAATTACGAAGAACTCACTTATGAAGGCTATGGCCCAGGCGGGGCGGCCATCTTTTTAGAATCCCTGACGGACAATAAGAACCGGACGGTCAGCGATATCCGCCATATTTTCAGCCGCCATGCCGGCCGGCTGGCGGAGAACGGCAGTGTTGCCTATCTGTTCAAGAAAAAGGGGTATTGTGAAATCGACAAGGCCACGGCCGATGAAGACAAAGTGATGGAAACGGCCATTGAAGCCGGCGCCGAGGATGTCCGGGAGGCGGAAGGCAGTTTTGAGGTCATTACGGCGGTGGCTGATTTTGAAGCCGTGAAGCAGGCCCTGACCGACGCGGGCATCACCTGCTCTCTGGCCGAAATCACCATGCTGCCGCAGAATACCATCGACCTGGGCGAGAAGGAGTCGGAGCAGATGTTAAAGCTCCTGGAAGCGCTGGACGACTGCGACGACGTTCAGAAGGTTTATACCAACGCTAACCTGGATGAAAGCGCCGGCGCCTAAATTCTTGCCTACCGCAACGCCAGCATCCGCTGGACCGCGTCAAGGGCCCGCTCCTGGATGTCGGCCGGCACCTTGACTTCAGGGCCCATGTTTTCAAGGCAGTCGACGATCATTTGCGGGGTGATGCGCTTCATGTCCGGGCAGATCATTTTTTCCGAAACCGGATAAAACGTCTTTTCCGGGCAGGCTTTCCGCAGGGCGTGCATCAGGCCGTTTTCGGTGGCCACCAGAAACTGATCGGCTTCCGAGTCTTGAGCATATCGCAGCATGCCGGAGGTGCTCAGCACCGCGTCGGCCAGGTCCAGCACCTCGCCGCGGCATTCCGGATGGGCCATGACCACCGCGTCCGGGTGCCGCTTTTTGGCCGAGAGGACATCCGTTGCCCGCAGGGCATCATGGATGGGGCAACAGCCGTCCCAGAGATGAATTGTCTTGTCGGTCAGGGAGGCGGCGTAAGACGCCAGGTTCCGATCCGGCGTCATCAGCAGTTCCGCCTCGTCCAGGCTGTTGACCACCTTGACGACATTGGCCGAGGTGCAGCAGACGGTGGACATGGCCTTGACCGCGGCCGACGAGTTCACGTAGGTCACTACCGGCATGTCCCCCAGTTCCTTTATTTTCGCCCGCAGGGCCGGAACCGTGACCATGTCGGCCATGGGGCAGCCCGCGTCCGGCGCCGGGAAGAGGATGGTCTTGTCCGGGCAGACAATGGAGGCGGTTTCGGCCATGAAATGTACGCCGCAGAAGACAATCACCTCGGCATCGGTGGCCGAAGCCCGAATGGACAGCTCCAGCGAGTCGCCGCACAGATCGGCCAGGTCCTGAATTTCCGGCGGCTGGTAGTTATGCGCCAGAATGATGGCGTTGCGTTTTTTTTTGAGCGCTTCGATCAATTCTTCGGATCCAGCAGCAGGACATCGGCGTTGGCCGGGGGTTCAAAGATAAACAGGGCGTTTCCCAGGGGTTCTCCCAGGCGGATGTCTGAAAAAATAATCCGGGTGGTGTCTTCATAAGTATTCATGGTTTCTATTTCCTCGACCAGACCGCTCTGCCGGGAAACATAGAAGTAAATCGCCGCCAGGTCACCTGTTTTCTTGTTGGGCACCAGCTTCAAGGCATAAAAGCCTTCGTTGGTCCGGTTCGAGTCGATGGTCACCTGATTTTTTTCGCTGATGGTGTTCAACGCCGCCAGAAAATTGACGCCCTGACCATCGTCGAACAGGGCCGGAGTATCACCGGTCATGACCTGATTTTCAAGCGGCTTGTAGATCCAGAGCTTTTTCCCGTCGGTAATGATCTGCTGGGGGTCGGGGGTGATATACTCCCAGCGCATCATTCCCGGATCCTTGAAAAAGGCCTTGCCGGCAGCCGTGTCGGTTATGTCCATTGCCTTGAGCGTGGACACCTGTTCGAAACGGGCGGAAAAACTGCCGCTGGCATAGGTAGACTGAATCTGCTTCAGCAGATCCGCGGCCGAAGCCGGCGTCGAAGGGGCCGGGTCGGCCCAGGACCAGACGGCCGTCAGGCAGACTGACAGCCAGAAACAGGTAACCGCGACTTTTTTCAATGGGTCTCCAGACTAAAAATCATCTCCGGGGATGGCGCCGTGTTCAATCATGACGCAGACCTTCAGGATTGGCTCTGGTGATTGATAAACTGTACACCGCAGCCGTATCGTCTGGCTCCGCCGATTTCTATTTCCAGGCACCAGCGGACTTCCGCCCGGCACTGTCTGGCAGGGCCGAAACCGCCTGAGTCTAACAACGGATCATCATCGGTTTTCACCATGACATACGATCCGGTGTCCAGGGGTGATGACAATTCAAAATACACCCCGCCCTCGCTGTAATTGAGCATCAGGGCGGACGAGAGTCTCCGGGGACTGTCCCTGACGACAACAATGGGTACCGCGCATGAAAACCTGGGATGCGCCCGCCGCTGCAATTCTTTTTCCATCTGACTATACATCTTTTCCGGAACCGGCAAGCCCGGTTCCCGACGACAAACACGTTTGAGCAGCATGAACGACCGGCGCCGCTTAACCCGGATATTTTGGTTGCCACGCTCACGGCTGCAGCCACACGACTGCACCCTTAATAAAATCAAGATATCAGACACCGACTTTCAAGTCAAGAAACGATTCCCTGGCGCCGATGGGTTTGAACAGGAACGCAAACATGCCGGGCACATGATTAGCGCTACGGGCCAACAGGCAAAACCGATACGTTTTTTCGGTACACATTTGTTTCACTGCATCACCACAAAAACGCTCTCCCGAATCAGATTCAAGTGAAGGCGGCCGGAGAGGACCTGCCATGGGAAAAAAAACATTCTTGTTTTCAAATGGTTTTTAAAAACATGGCTGTGAATCCTTCAAGTGGCATGAGCCTTGCTAATCACTGACAAAATTATCAACCGGTTTTTTTATTAAAAAATGCCGGCGGGGTCGGATCGGAAAACGCCAAGCCCGGTGGCAGCCGAAACAAAAACAAAATAAGGAGAACAAAACCATGAAGATTGAAATCGTAAAAAATGTCGTCGATTTTACCCCCGAGAATGCCGATGAACAGTCCAAGCTCGAGGCCCTCTGGCGGCTGATGGTGGATTGCGTCCGCTTCAACAAGAAACTGGTTCCCATGGGTGAATATGTCCCGCAGAAAAAGAACAAGGCCAGTTTTGTGATTGAAGGCATGGCCGGCGGCAAGACCACCGAGTACCCGGAAGTGCATGTGGAGGCAGACTGCCGCTGTTACTGTCAGACCTGCAACAAGTATGTCGAGCTTAAGAAAGGGGACCGCATTCCGCCATGCTGCGGCAAGCTGATGGAAGTGCTGGACTGATGCCCGGACTTATTGTAATCTGCTTAATAAGGGGAGAGGCCCTGCCTCTTCCCTTACGCTGAACCTTAAACGGGACCAGGGTCATCCGTGCCCGGTTCCGGAGCAAGCCCTTCCGTGTTCTTTTTTTGAAACATCATAAAAAAGGAGAAAACAATGAAAGCACGCATCACCAGCCAATGCATGGGAGACCGTAACTGCAACAAGTTGTGCCCGGAAGTTTTTCAGTATGATGAGGACCAGCTTCTGTCCGTGGTTCAATTCGGTGTCATCCCTGAAAAATATGAAGACCTGGTTCGCCAGGCGGCCAGTGAATGCGGGGCTCAGGCCATCGAAATCGAAGAATAACCGATCACCTTACCCGGTAAGGGCTATGCCCGCATCCGGTTTAAGGCCACCTTTTAAAAAATATATCTGTTAAAAGGTGGCCTTGAGGATTATCTATGGGAAAATTCCGTGACAGCCGGACCGCCCGCAATCTAATGCTATCCTTTGCCGGCGAATCCCAGGCCCGCAACCGCTACACGTATTTCTCCCGCCGGGCCCTGGAGGAAGGTTATGTGCAGATCGCCGACATTTTCCGGGAAACGGCCGACCAGGAGTGCGAACATGCCCTGCGCTTTTTCAAGTTTTTCAACGGCGGGGAGATGGAAATCACCGGCAGTTTCCCCAGTGGCGTGATCGCGGACACTTACGCGAATCTGACCGCCGCCGCCGACGGCGAGCGCTTTGAACACACCCGTCTTTATCCTGATTTTGCACAGACGGCCCGGGACGAAGGGTTTGAGCGGGCGGCCGAAACATGGGAGGCCATCATCGTTTCCGAGCGGCAGCATGAAAAGCGATACCGGGAACTGGCGGCCAACCTTTTGGCGGGAAAGACGTTTGCCCGGGAGAGGGAAACGGTGTGGCGCTGCCGGAACTGTGGTTACCTGCACACCGGTACCCGGCCCCCGGACAAATGCCCCGCTTGCGTCATGCCCCGCGGTTATTTTGAACTGCTGGCTGAAAACTGGTAGAATGGATTTTCGCTATCGCGTCGGCTTGTAGTCGATAACCGTCAGCCGGATATTACCGATCACGGGAATCAGGTCAAGTTGCTGGTCCAGCCGGCCGCCGGCCAGCCGGATATGGGTCACGTCCGCCGGCATCTGGCCGAAGGTGGCGTCGGCGGTTATCCACCGTCCGGCGTAAAGGCGATTCCAGGCGTGATAAAAGAATTTTCCCTTCAGGTACACCAGACCGGTTTCCACCTGGGCGGGTATCCCCGCGGCTCGGGCCAGGGCCGCCAGCAGCATGGCGTGCTCATTGCAGTCCCCCTGCCGGTGCGTTAACGTCGACAGGGCATTGGGCATGGATACGACCGGTTTCTTGTCGATATTTTCGTATACCCACCGCATCAGTCGCTCCGCCTGCTCCCGGGGCGACCCACCCGGAGCTACAATTTCAGCAGCCAGTTGACGGATGGCGGGATCGTCGGACTGAATCAGCGCGTCGGGCTGAAGGAAATCTTCCAGATTCTTTTCCGGCTCTTCCGCCCGGACCTGTTCCACAAGGTCCTCGCTGGTAACGGTCAACTCCTGACCGGACAGGGCTTGCCGGCCCCCGGCCAGGGCCAGGGAGGCGGTATCGATGCCTTCAATTTTCACCTTCAGCATTTCCAGTTTTTCCGGCGCGTCAAAGGTGACATTGGATGTGATGGCCAGCATCTCCGTCAGGTCGCCCCGGCCGCCTTCAATTCTTTCCAGGGCCAGATGCTTGTCGGTCTTTTCCAGAACCAGCCCCATCAATCCGCTCTCCCGCAGCACCTCACCGTTTTCACTGATCCAGACCTGCTGCCGGGCTCCCTTGAACTCAATCAGCAGGCGGGTGGCCGCCTGCTTCATGCCCATAATGACGATATCTTCCTTTTCCTCAACCGTTACCCGGATGGGCACAACCGCCATGCTGGAAGGATCGAAGAGAGGCACCGACAGGGTGTCTTTCGGGGCCATGCCCGAATTGCAGACGGCGTAGGCCAGTCCGGCGGACAGATAGGGAGCGGACGACAGCGGCAGGCGGATTTCACTGGGCTTCCCTTCCGCCACGGCCGTCACCACCAGCGTCTTATCCTCGACCCGGCCCGTGGCTGAAAATTCAAACGGCCCGGATCGCAGCCGGCTGTCAAAAGAGCGCAGGGTCAAATCCCGGTTGAGAATGGCCTCCGTGTGAAGATTGACCCGGTGCGTCAGTCCCATGATCCCGACCTGCAAAAACAAGGTCTCGGCGAGGCTATAGTGATCTTCCCGATTGCTGAAAATGGAGTGGGAATAACCGATTTTGCTGTCATTCTGCAGGATTTTCATCCATGTTTCCCGGTCCGGAAGCGTCTGGCCGGTTACAGTCACGGGTTTCCGGTTAACCATTCCGGAAAACAACCCCAGGCGAAAACCGAAAAGCCCCAGAAACAGCGCCAGGCATACCACCGCGGCGGCCCACAAACCCCGCATTGATCGTTTATCCGCCATATCAGACAATCCGCTTGAAAAGTTTTTCTATCTCCCGCACCGACCAGCCGATAATGGTCGGCCGGCCGTGGGGGCAGTGCCAGGGGTTGTCACAGGCATCCATCTGGTTCAGGAGGGCGCGCATCTCCTGCTCATTCATCCGCCGGCCGGCCCGGACAGCGCCGTGGCAGGCCATTACCGCCAGAACCTCATCCCGGGCAACTTGCAACTCCGGCGCCAGGCCCAGCTCGGCCATTTTCCCGGCCAGCTCCTGCACCAGTTGAACAGCGTCGGTGTCGGCGATGGGTTCGGGAATTGCCTTGACGACAAAAGTGTTCTGCCCGAACCGTTCCAGCACCAGACCGAAAGCCTCGCAGGCGGGCAGCATGGATTCCATGACGGCCGCCTCCCGGTGGGTCAGTTCCACCGTTTCCGGCACCAGCAGCCCCTGGCTTACCGGCTGGCGGGCTTCGGCGCGTTTTTTGAGTTTTTCGAACACCACCCGTTCATGGGCGGCATGCTGATCAATCAGAAAAAATTCGCCTTCCGATTCGCACACCAGGTAGGTCTGCCGGAACTGCCCCAGAACCGTCAGCCCGGAAAAAAAGAGCGCCCGGCCGGCTTCGCCGGTCCGGTCCGGAACCACCGGCGCCCGGACCTGAACGGGCGTCCGGTCCCGGTGATTTGCCTCCGGAAGCGGTAAGGTCCCCTGGGCCGGTCGGGGCCGGTCTTCAGGAAAAGGCCGGCCGGATACGGAATAGACCTGCGGGCGTTCCGCGACAATCGGTGGTTCGGTCTCTCGGGGAGAAAAGGCATCATCGGCGCCTTTTTCCCAGGGCAGGACCGGTTCCGCCCGCCACACCTGTTCAACGGCGGTTTTCAAGCTTTCGTAAACCCGTTTGGGGTCCGCGAAGCGCACTTCACTTTTGGTCGGATGAACATTGACGTCAACGCGGTCAAAGGGAATAGTGATGGAAATTACAGCCACCGGATAGGTTCCTTTGACCAGACGTCCCCGGTACCCCTCAAACAGAGCGTATTGCAGTCCGCGGTCCCTGACCATCCGGCCGTTTACAAACAGATAGATTCGCTGGGCCGAACGCCGGGTGATGTGGGGTGCGGCGATCCATCCGGAAACGGTGATCGCGCCGCTTGAGAAATTCAACGCATAAAGGCTGTCCCGGGTGTCCCGTCCCAGGGCGTCCGCGATTCTGTCCAGAGGGCGGGCGGTGGCCGGCCAGTTTTTTAAGGATTTTTCATTATGGGAAAGCCGAAAGTGGATATCGTGGCGACACAGAGCGAAGGTGGTCATCATATCGGCGATATGCCCCATCTCGGTTTCGGCCGATTTCACGAACTTGCGGCGCGCGGGGACGTTGAAGAACAGCTGCCGGACCTCCACCATGGTGCCCACCGGCGCGCCCACGTCCCTGACATTTCTGAGGTTTCCCCCGGAAATGGTGATTTCCGTGGCCGCTTCCGAAGCAGCGTCCCGCGTGACCAGAAGAAAGTTGGACACGGAGGCAATGCTGGGGATGGCCTCGCCGCGAAACCCCAGGGTGCCGATGGAAAACAGATCCGTTTCGTCCGTCAGCTTGCTGGTGGCGTGACGCTCCAGGCATAATAGCGCATCGTCCCGGGACATGCCGGTGCCGTTATCCGATACCCGGATGAGGGACAGCCCCCCCCGTTCCACCTGCACGGAGATATGCGTGCCGCCGGCGTCAATGGCGTTTTCGACCAGTTCCTTGATGACCGACGCCGGCCGCTCCACCACCTCTCCGGCGGCGATTTTATTGGAAATGCTTTCCGGCAGTACCCTGATGACGGACATGGTCAATCAGCATCCGGCTTTGCCGGAGACAAATTTCGCCAGAAACTCGGCTTCCGTGGGAGACAGGTCGAATTTCAGGACCGCTTCGTCGGCAATTTTCAGAGGGCTCCTGTCCGGACGGGCCTGGCGTTCCTCGGTGATCCAGGCCACCGCTCTTCTGATCGCTTCGCCTTCCGGCATGATGGTTGTCATTTGGCCTTCTCCATAGGTTAAATTTCGGGTTTTCTGTCGCGGATTCCCGCCGCTCGCTCAAAATTCCAGGCAACTCGCATGAGCGTACCCTCGGCAAAATAACCGCCCGTCAACTGCAGACCGATGGGCAGACCCTGGCGTGAGAACCCGCAGGGAACGGACATGCCCGGCACGCCGGCCAGGTTCGTTGACAGGGTAAAAACATCCGACAGATACATGGTCAGAGGATCATCCGTTTTGGAGCCGATGGAAAACGCCGGGGTCGGGGCAACGGGCGAAACCATGACGTCGCAGCGGCTAAAGGCTTTTTTAAAATCATCGGCGATCAGGGAGCGCACCTGGCAGGCCTTCTTGTAATATGCGTCGTAATATCC from Thermodesulfobacteriota bacterium harbors:
- a CDS encoding transglutaminase family protein encodes the protein MRGLWAAAVVCLALFLGLFGFRLGLFSGMVNRKPVTVTGQTLPDRETWMKILQNDSKIGYSHSIFSNREDHYSLAETLFLQVGIMGLTHRVNLHTEAILNRDLTLRSFDSRLRSGPFEFSATGRVEDKTLVVTAVAEGKPSEIRLPLSSAPYLSAGLAYAVCNSGMAPKDTLSVPLFDPSSMAVVPIRVTVEEKEDIVIMGMKQAATRLLIEFKGARQQVWISENGEVLRESGLMGLVLEKTDKHLALERIEGGRGDLTEMLAITSNVTFDAPEKLEMLKVKIEGIDTASLALAGGRQALSGQELTVTSEDLVEQVRAEEPEKNLEDFLQPDALIQSDDPAIRQLAAEIVAPGGSPREQAERLMRWVYENIDKKPVVSMPNALSTLTHRQGDCNEHAMLLAALARAAGIPAQVETGLVYLKGKFFYHAWNRLYAGRWITADATFGQMPADVTHIRLAGGRLDQQLDLIPVIGNIRLTVIDYKPTR
- the mutL gene encoding DNA mismatch repair endonuclease MutL; protein product: MSVIRVLPESISNKIAAGEVVERPASVIKELVENAIDAGGTHISVQVERGGLSLIRVSDNGTGMSRDDALLCLERHATSKLTDETDLFSIGTLGFRGEAIPSIASVSNFLLVTRDAASEAATEITISGGNLRNVRDVGAPVGTMVEVRQLFFNVPARRKFVKSAETEMGHIADMMTTFALCRHDIHFRLSHNEKSLKNWPATARPLDRIADALGRDTRDSLYALNFSSGAITVSGWIAAPHITRRSAQRIYLFVNGRMVRDRGLQYALFEGYRGRLVKGTYPVAVISITIPFDRVDVNVHPTKSEVRFADPKRVYESLKTAVEQVWRAEPVLPWEKGADDAFSPRETEPPIVAERPQVYSVSGRPFPEDRPRPAQGTLPLPEANHRDRTPVQVRAPVVPDRTGEAGRALFFSGLTVLGQFRQTYLVCESEGEFFLIDQHAAHERVVFEKLKKRAEARQPVSQGLLVPETVELTHREAAVMESMLPACEAFGLVLERFGQNTFVVKAIPEPIADTDAVQLVQELAGKMAELGLAPELQVARDEVLAVMACHGAVRAGRRMNEQEMRALLNQMDACDNPWHCPHGRPTIIGWSVREIEKLFKRIV